From Vibrio artabrorum, a single genomic window includes:
- the hflD gene encoding high frequency lysogenization protein HflD — protein MANTLYDRTIAFAGICQAVALVQQVAKDGHCDKDAFEASLSAILNTNPANTVGVFGREANLKLGLECLVKGIDSTPAGSDITRYIISLMALERKLSSRNDSMSQLGDRIQTAERQSEHFDLFDEQMISNLASIYLDVVSPIGPRIQVSGTPAVLQQTSSQHKVRALLLSGIRSAVLWRQVGGKRRHLIFGRKKMIEQAQILLARM, from the coding sequence GTGGCTAATACACTTTATGACCGTACCATTGCTTTCGCCGGAATTTGCCAAGCTGTGGCTTTGGTTCAACAAGTAGCGAAAGACGGCCATTGTGATAAAGATGCCTTCGAAGCTTCACTCAGTGCTATTTTGAACACTAACCCAGCGAACACTGTGGGTGTTTTTGGGCGTGAAGCTAACCTAAAACTTGGGCTTGAGTGCCTAGTAAAAGGTATCGATAGTACTCCTGCTGGTAGCGATATTACTCGTTACATCATCAGCTTAATGGCGCTTGAACGTAAGCTATCATCTCGCAACGATTCTATGTCTCAGCTTGGTGACCGCATTCAAACAGCAGAGCGCCAGAGTGAACATTTCGACTTGTTTGATGAACAAATGATCAGCAACCTAGCGAGCATCTACCTTGATGTTGTAAGCCCAATCGGCCCTCGTATTCAGGTTTCTGGTACACCAGCGGTACTTCAACAAACCTCGAGCCAACACAAGGTTCGCGCCCTACTACTCTCAGGGATTCGAAGTGCTGTTCTATGGCGTCAAGTTGGCGGCAAACGTCGTCACCTTATCTTCGGTCGCAAGAAGATGATCGAGCAGGCTCAAATCCTATTAGCTCGAATGTAA
- the bioF gene encoding 8-amino-7-oxononanoate synthase: MPLFKSRIKTALAHRREQGLTRQLKVLENSNGSLLTCAGSRFINFSSNDYLGLANDPELVEAWQAGLSQYGAGSAASPLVTGFSAAHRNLEAQLCEWLGFERAILFSSGFSANQALLFSLLEKDDALLQDKLNHASLMEAGMLCPATMKRFKHNDTQHLESLLGRSSQSLVVTEGVFSMDGDQAPLEHISSLTNQYDSWLVVDDAHGIGVLGEQGAGSCDAAQISPDLLVVTFGKAFGLSGAAILCSSEVGDYLTQFARHHVYSTAMPPSQAVALSHACLMLQKQEWRREKLAELGALYAEQMSGLKGFVDTQTPIKPFVIGEDQAALSIAEELKQNQVWVTAIRPPTVPSGTARLRITLTANHSQKQILQLTDSLRQAIERNIESSFESNIETNIESNSETQ, encoded by the coding sequence ATGCCACTGTTTAAATCTCGTATTAAAACAGCGCTTGCGCATCGCCGTGAGCAAGGGCTAACTCGTCAACTCAAGGTACTCGAAAACAGTAATGGTTCTTTGCTTACTTGCGCAGGTTCTCGCTTCATTAATTTTTCGAGTAATGATTACTTAGGCTTGGCGAACGATCCTGAATTGGTGGAGGCGTGGCAAGCAGGACTTTCTCAATATGGTGCTGGCAGTGCAGCATCGCCATTGGTCACGGGGTTTAGTGCTGCCCATCGAAATTTAGAAGCTCAGCTGTGTGAATGGTTGGGCTTTGAACGTGCCATTCTCTTTAGCTCTGGCTTCAGTGCGAACCAAGCCTTGTTGTTTTCTCTGCTTGAAAAAGACGACGCTCTGCTGCAAGACAAGCTTAATCACGCCTCTTTGATGGAAGCGGGGATGCTTTGTCCTGCAACCATGAAACGCTTTAAGCACAATGATACGCAGCACCTAGAATCGTTATTAGGTCGGTCTTCACAGTCTCTAGTCGTCACTGAAGGCGTATTCAGCATGGATGGTGACCAAGCGCCTCTCGAACATATCTCTAGCCTGACTAATCAATACGATAGTTGGCTGGTGGTAGATGATGCTCATGGTATCGGTGTGCTCGGTGAGCAAGGGGCAGGGAGCTGCGATGCGGCACAAATCTCACCTGATCTCTTGGTGGTGACCTTTGGTAAAGCATTTGGCCTTTCTGGTGCAGCGATCCTTTGTTCGTCTGAGGTCGGTGACTACTTAACTCAGTTCGCTCGTCATCATGTGTATTCGACGGCGATGCCTCCTTCACAAGCTGTAGCTTTGTCCCATGCGTGTCTGATGCTTCAAAAGCAAGAATGGCGTCGTGAGAAGCTTGCTGAACTGGGGGCTCTCTATGCAGAGCAGATGAGCGGCTTGAAAGGCTTTGTGGATACTCAGACTCCGATTAAGCCATTTGTGATAGGTGAAGATCAGGCGGCATTATCTATAGCTGAAGAGTTAAAGCAAAACCAAGTTTGGGTGACCGCAATAAGGCCACCAACGGTTCCGTCAGGCACTGCTCGTTTACGAATTACGTTAACGGCCAATCACAGTCAGAAACAAATTCTTCAGTTAACTGATTCACTGCGTCAAGCAATAGAACGAAATATCGAATCAAGCTTTGAATCGAATATTGAAACAAACATCGAATCAAATAGTGAGACTCAGTAA
- the mnmA gene encoding tRNA 2-thiouridine(34) synthase MnmA, whose protein sequence is MSDISSGNSEKKVIVGMSGGVDSSVSAYLLQQQGYQVEGLFMKNWEEDDNEEYCTAAEDLADAQAVCDKLGIHLHTINFAAEYWDNVFEYFLAEYKAGRTPNPDILCNKEIKFKAFLEFADEVLDADYIAMGHYVRRTFPTQEELEAGVKPEMLRGLDSNKDQSYFLYTLSSDQVARSLFPVGELEKPEVRRIAEEQDLITAKKKDSTGICFIGERKFTEFLGKYLPAQPGNIETPEGKVIGQHQGLMYHTLGQRKGLHIGGTKGGGGNEEPWFVGEKDLKRNVLIAVQGKDHPLLKSEGLIASQLHWVNRAPITEVMTCTVKTRYRQTDIPCTIIPIDDENIKVIFDEPQIAVTPGQSAVFYQDDVCLGGGIIEKRI, encoded by the coding sequence ATGTCAGATATCAGCTCTGGAAACAGCGAAAAGAAAGTAATTGTCGGTATGTCCGGCGGTGTAGATTCGTCAGTATCGGCGTATCTTCTTCAGCAACAAGGCTATCAGGTAGAAGGCCTTTTCATGAAAAACTGGGAAGAAGACGATAACGAAGAATACTGCACAGCAGCTGAAGATCTTGCTGATGCTCAAGCGGTATGTGACAAACTAGGTATCCACCTTCACACTATCAACTTTGCTGCAGAATACTGGGACAACGTATTTGAATACTTCCTTGCGGAATACAAAGCAGGCCGTACGCCTAACCCAGATATTCTTTGTAACAAAGAAATCAAATTCAAAGCATTCTTAGAGTTTGCCGATGAAGTACTAGACGCAGACTACATTGCGATGGGTCACTATGTTCGTCGTACTTTCCCGACTCAAGAAGAACTAGAGGCTGGCGTTAAACCAGAAATGCTACGCGGTCTAGACAGCAACAAAGACCAAAGCTACTTCCTTTACACACTAAGCTCAGATCAAGTTGCGCGCAGCCTATTCCCAGTTGGTGAACTAGAGAAGCCTGAAGTTCGACGCATTGCTGAAGAGCAAGACTTAATCACCGCGAAGAAGAAAGATTCAACAGGTATCTGTTTTATCGGTGAGCGTAAGTTCACAGAGTTCCTTGGCAAATACCTACCCGCTCAACCCGGTAATATCGAAACGCCAGAGGGCAAAGTGATTGGTCAACATCAAGGTTTGATGTACCACACGCTTGGTCAGCGTAAAGGCCTACATATCGGTGGCACCAAAGGTGGTGGCGGAAATGAAGAACCCTGGTTTGTTGGTGAAAAAGATCTTAAGCGTAATGTTCTGATTGCCGTACAAGGTAAGGATCACCCACTTCTAAAATCAGAAGGTTTGATCGCTTCTCAGCTTCATTGGGTAAATCGCGCACCAATTACTGAAGTTATGACATGCACGGTAAAAACACGTTACCGTCAAACCGATATTCCTTGTACAATCATCCCAATTGATGACGAGAACATTAAGGTTATTTTTGACGAGCCACAAATCGCAGTGACCCCTGGTCAGTCTGCAGTATTCTACCAAGATGACGTATGTCTTGGTGGTGGTATCATCGAAAAACGCATCTAA
- the htpX gene encoding protease HtpX, with amino-acid sequence MKRVMLFLATNLAVVLVLSVVLNIVYAVTGMQPGSLSGLLLMAAVFGFGGSFISLMMSKKMALRSVGGMVIESPRNETEHWLMETVSRQAQQVGIGMPTVAIYDSPDINAFATGAKRDDSLVAVSTGLLHNMTRDEAEAVLAHEVSHIANGDMVTMTLMQGVVNTFVIFLSRFIANIVASNDNEEEGGSNMMVYFGVSMVLELVFGFLASFITMWYSRHREFHADAGAAHLVGKEKMIAALERLKVSHEPQLEGSMMAFGINGKRSLTELLMSHPPLDKRIASLRNM; translated from the coding sequence ATGAAGCGAGTAATGTTGTTCCTTGCAACCAACCTTGCGGTTGTATTGGTGCTAAGTGTTGTTCTTAATATTGTATACGCAGTTACCGGTATGCAACCTGGCAGCCTGTCTGGTTTACTGTTAATGGCTGCGGTATTCGGTTTTGGCGGCTCTTTCATCTCATTAATGATGTCAAAAAAAATGGCGCTTCGTTCAGTGGGCGGTATGGTCATTGAAAGCCCGCGTAACGAAACAGAACACTGGTTGATGGAGACGGTAAGCCGTCAAGCTCAACAAGTTGGTATTGGTATGCCGACAGTGGCGATCTACGATTCGCCAGACATCAACGCATTTGCAACTGGCGCTAAGCGCGACGATTCATTGGTCGCAGTATCAACAGGCCTGCTACACAACATGACGCGTGATGAAGCTGAAGCGGTATTGGCTCACGAAGTTAGCCACATCGCAAACGGCGACATGGTGACAATGACGCTAATGCAAGGTGTTGTGAACACGTTCGTTATCTTCCTTTCTCGTTTCATTGCTAACATTGTGGCGTCGAACGACAACGAAGAAGAGGGTGGTAGCAACATGATGGTCTACTTCGGAGTGTCTATGGTGTTGGAGTTGGTATTTGGTTTCTTAGCGAGCTTCATCACCATGTGGTACAGCCGTCATCGTGAATTCCATGCTGATGCAGGTGCAGCGCACTTGGTAGGTAAAGAGAAGATGATTGCTGCACTAGAGCGTCTAAAGGTGAGCCACGAGCCACAACTAGAGGGTTCTATGATGGCATTTGGTATCAACGGTAAACGTTCTCTAACAGAGCTTCTAATGAGCCACCCACCGCTTGATAAGCGTATTGCTTCTCTACGTAACATGTAA
- the purB gene encoding adenylosuccinate lyase has product MELSALTAVSPVDGRYGSKTIALRSIFSEFGLLKYRSIVEIRWLQKLAATDAIKEVPAFSAEANQFLDELAANFSEEDALRIKEIERTTNHDVKAVEYFLKEKVAGVPELHAVNEFIHFACTSEDINNTSHALMLKEARDTVILPEIRNVIDAIKALANEYRDIPLLSRTHGQPASPSTMGKEMANVAYRMERQFKQIESVEILAKINGAVGNYNAHLSAYPEVNWHQFSEEFITESLGVTWNPYTTQIEPHDYIAELFDAVARFNTILLDFDRDVWGYIALGHFKQKTIAGEIGSSTMPHKVNPIDFENSEGNLGLANAVFSHLAQKLPVSRWQRDLTDSTVLRNLGVGVGYAIIAYTSTLKGISKLEVNRDALLAELDKNWEVLAEPVQTVMRRYGIEKPYEKLKELTRGKRVDGEGMRAFIDGLEIPADEKVRLKEMTPANYIGQAVELTDKL; this is encoded by the coding sequence ATGGAACTGTCAGCATTGACTGCTGTTTCACCAGTAGACGGCCGTTACGGAAGTAAGACTATTGCATTACGCAGCATCTTTAGTGAGTTTGGCCTACTAAAGTACCGCTCTATCGTTGAAATTCGTTGGTTACAAAAGCTTGCAGCTACTGATGCAATCAAAGAAGTACCAGCGTTCAGTGCAGAAGCTAACCAGTTTCTTGATGAACTCGCCGCTAACTTCAGCGAAGAAGACGCTCTACGTATCAAAGAGATCGAGCGCACAACAAACCACGACGTGAAAGCCGTAGAATACTTCTTGAAAGAGAAAGTAGCAGGCGTTCCTGAGCTTCACGCTGTAAACGAATTCATTCACTTTGCATGTACTTCTGAAGACATCAACAACACGTCTCACGCACTTATGCTTAAAGAAGCTCGTGACACTGTGATTCTTCCAGAAATTCGTAACGTTATTGATGCTATCAAAGCTCTTGCGAACGAGTACCGTGATATTCCTCTTCTTTCTCGCACACACGGCCAGCCAGCTTCTCCTTCTACGATGGGTAAAGAGATGGCTAACGTTGCGTACCGTATGGAACGTCAATTCAAGCAAATCGAAAGCGTTGAGATCCTAGCGAAAATCAACGGTGCTGTAGGTAACTACAACGCACACCTTTCTGCATACCCAGAAGTTAACTGGCACCAGTTCAGCGAAGAGTTCATCACTGAATCTCTTGGCGTAACTTGGAACCCGTACACAACTCAAATCGAACCTCACGATTACATCGCTGAGCTATTTGATGCTGTTGCTCGTTTCAACACGATTCTTCTAGACTTCGACCGTGACGTTTGGGGCTATATCGCTCTTGGTCACTTCAAACAGAAGACTATTGCTGGCGAAATCGGTTCTTCTACAATGCCGCACAAAGTTAACCCAATTGACTTCGAAAACTCTGAAGGCAACCTTGGCCTAGCCAACGCTGTATTTAGCCACCTAGCACAAAAACTTCCAGTTTCTCGCTGGCAACGTGACCTAACTGACTCTACGGTTCTTCGTAACCTAGGTGTCGGTGTGGGCTACGCAATCATTGCATACACTTCAACTCTGAAGGGTATTAGCAAGCTAGAAGTTAACCGTGATGCACTACTTGCTGAACTCGACAAAAACTGGGAAGTATTGGCTGAACCAGTACAAACGGTAATGCGTCGTTACGGCATCGAGAAACCATACGAGAAGCTCAAAGAATTGACTCGTGGTAAACGTGTCGATGGCGAAGGTATGCGTGCATTCATCGATGGTCTTGAGATCCCTGCAGACGAGAAAGTTCGTCTAAAAGAGATGACACCAGCGAACTACATCGGTCAAGCTGTCGAGCTAACTGACAAGCTGTAA
- a CDS encoding inosine/guanosine kinase, giving the protein MKFPGQRKSKHYFPVHARDPLVSQAQTSKRMSRTHIIGIDQTLVDIEAKVHSDLIEKYGLSKGHSLVIGDEAAESLYLELKEQCLITNEYAGGTIGNTLHNYSVLADDRSTLLGVMSQDIKIGSYGYRYLCNTSSRMDLNHLQGVDGAIGRCFALITEDGERTFAISEGQMNQLKPESIPEKIFKSASALVLTAYLVRCKPGDPMPEATMKAIEYAKKYDVPVVLTLGTKFVIQDDPEFWKDFLEQHVTVVAMNEDEAEALTGESDPLAASDKALEWVDLVLCTAGPVGLFMAGYTEDAAKRETSLPLLPGSIAEFNRFEFSRPAHKDLCENPIKVYSHIAPYMGGPEKIKNTNGAGDAALSALLHDMAANKYHKENVPNSSKHQHSFLTYSSFSQVCKYSNRASYEVLVQHSPRLSRGLPEREDSLEEAYWER; this is encoded by the coding sequence ATGAAATTCCCTGGACAACGTAAATCAAAGCACTATTTTCCGGTTCACGCTCGTGACCCTTTAGTGAGCCAAGCTCAAACGAGCAAAAGAATGTCACGCACTCATATTATCGGTATTGACCAGACTCTGGTAGATATTGAAGCAAAAGTGCATTCTGATCTGATCGAAAAATACGGCTTAAGTAAGGGACACTCACTGGTTATTGGTGATGAAGCGGCGGAGTCTTTATATCTAGAATTGAAAGAGCAGTGCCTGATCACCAATGAATACGCTGGTGGCACAATTGGTAACACATTACACAACTACTCAGTGTTGGCAGATGACCGTTCTACTCTACTTGGTGTCATGAGCCAAGATATTAAGATTGGTAGTTACGGTTACCGCTATTTATGTAATACATCAAGCAGAATGGATCTGAACCATTTACAAGGGGTCGATGGCGCAATTGGTCGCTGCTTTGCATTAATTACAGAAGACGGTGAACGTACTTTCGCTATTAGCGAAGGACAAATGAACCAATTAAAACCAGAGAGCATTCCTGAAAAAATCTTCAAAAGTGCGTCTGCTTTAGTGTTAACCGCTTATTTAGTTCGTTGTAAGCCAGGTGACCCGATGCCTGAAGCAACAATGAAAGCGATCGAATACGCGAAGAAATACGATGTGCCAGTAGTTCTTACACTAGGTACTAAGTTTGTTATTCAAGATGATCCAGAATTCTGGAAAGATTTCTTAGAGCAACATGTCACGGTTGTGGCAATGAATGAAGACGAAGCGGAAGCATTAACGGGTGAAAGCGATCCGCTTGCTGCTTCAGATAAAGCGCTAGAGTGGGTAGACTTGGTTTTATGTACAGCTGGCCCTGTTGGCCTCTTTATGGCCGGTTACACGGAAGATGCCGCGAAGCGTGAAACGTCACTGCCTTTACTTCCTGGTTCAATTGCTGAATTTAACCGTTTTGAATTTAGCCGTCCTGCACATAAAGATTTATGTGAAAACCCAATTAAAGTGTATTCGCACATTGCGCCATACATGGGGGGACCAGAAAAAATCAAAAATACCAATGGTGCAGGGGATGCCGCTTTGTCGGCTTTATTGCATGATATGGCTGCAAATAAGTACCACAAAGAAAATGTGCCAAATTCGAGTAAGCATCAGCATTCATTCTTGACGTATTCATCTTTCTCACAAGTTTGTAAATATTCAAACCGTGCAAGTTACGAAGTGTTAGTTCAGCACTCACCTCGTTTATCTCGTGGCCTCCCTGAAAGAGAAGATAGTTTAGAAGAAGCTTACTGGGAAAGATAA
- the bioC gene encoding malonyl-ACP O-methyltransferase BioC — MSQEAVVHNYVTHDKCAIAEAFGKAATTYDKHAKFQREVGHRLLDKLPSDLSGLKVLDLGCGTGYFSEQMVMRGAEVVCADLSGGMLERAEQRCGASVSLYQQADAEQLPFEDGCFDIVFSSLALQWCDDLSSPLKEMKRVSANGGCVIFSTLLDGSLFELENSWSKIDSHQHVNRFITINQVKIALAQSSCKSHQLDLPTITVWYDTAFELMRDLKGIGANHVSGRSQGLTSRRMLQLVEREYQEFKNHQGFLPATYQVCLGVIQL, encoded by the coding sequence ATGTCACAAGAAGCCGTAGTGCATAATTACGTAACCCACGATAAGTGTGCGATTGCTGAAGCCTTCGGAAAAGCGGCAACAACGTACGATAAACACGCAAAGTTTCAGCGGGAGGTCGGGCACCGATTACTGGATAAGCTACCGAGCGATCTCTCGGGCTTAAAAGTGCTCGATTTAGGTTGTGGGACGGGCTATTTCTCCGAGCAGATGGTTATGCGTGGTGCTGAAGTCGTGTGCGCTGATCTTTCTGGTGGCATGTTAGAAAGGGCAGAGCAGCGTTGTGGTGCATCGGTCTCTCTATATCAACAAGCAGATGCTGAACAATTGCCGTTTGAAGATGGATGTTTTGACATTGTTTTTTCTAGCTTAGCACTGCAATGGTGTGATGATTTATCCTCGCCTTTGAAGGAGATGAAGCGTGTTTCAGCTAATGGAGGATGTGTGATTTTCTCAACATTGCTTGATGGGTCTTTGTTTGAACTGGAAAACTCATGGTCAAAAATTGACTCACATCAACACGTTAACCGTTTTATCACAATCAATCAGGTAAAAATTGCGTTAGCGCAATCTAGCTGTAAGTCTCATCAACTAGACTTGCCCACCATCACGGTTTGGTATGATACAGCGTTTGAATTGATGCGCGACCTTAAAGGTATCGGTGCTAATCACGTAAGTGGGCGCTCACAAGGTTTAACAAGTCGACGTATGTTGCAGCTTGTTGAACGGGAATATCAAGAGTTTAAAAATCATCAAGGTTTCTTACCAGCAACATATCAAGTTTGTTTAGGGGTTATTCAATTATGA
- the bioD gene encoding dethiobiotin synthase, which produces MIDALFIAGTDTEVGKTVVSKAILQALAAQDLSTIGYKPVAAGCEQYPEGLRNSDALHLQEAATQNIAYEDVNPYALLLPTSPHIAAKHDGVVMDETLLSTKLEQHKRNSDIVLVEGAGGWRVPVSDDEYLSSWVKKEQLPVVLTVGIKLGCLSHALLTAEAIRADGLNLVGWVANRINPGTEHYADIIAMLEDKLGAPKLGEIPYVPKVKSKNIGKYINVQPLLDL; this is translated from the coding sequence ATGATTGATGCATTATTCATTGCAGGTACGGATACCGAAGTGGGAAAAACAGTGGTTTCAAAAGCGATTCTTCAAGCTTTGGCCGCTCAAGATCTATCAACCATTGGTTATAAGCCAGTAGCTGCTGGATGTGAACAGTACCCTGAAGGGCTACGTAACAGTGATGCATTGCATCTGCAAGAAGCGGCGACGCAAAATATTGCCTACGAAGACGTTAATCCGTACGCACTATTACTACCAACGTCGCCTCATATCGCAGCAAAGCATGACGGCGTAGTGATGGATGAAACTCTGTTATCTACAAAGCTAGAACAGCATAAGCGAAACTCTGACATCGTTTTAGTTGAAGGTGCTGGCGGTTGGCGTGTGCCGGTTTCAGATGATGAATACCTGTCTAGCTGGGTGAAAAAAGAGCAGTTGCCAGTGGTACTGACTGTCGGCATTAAACTGGGCTGTTTGAGTCATGCTCTACTGACTGCAGAAGCGATTCGTGCCGATGGCTTAAACTTGGTTGGTTGGGTTGCAAACCGTATCAACCCAGGCACTGAGCACTATGCTGATATTATTGCGATGCTTGAAGACAAGCTAGGTGCACCGAAGTTAGGTGAAATTCCTTACGTGCCAAAAGTGAAGTCTAAGAACATTGGTAAGTATATTAATGTACAACCATTGCTTGATCTTTAA
- a CDS encoding H-NS family histone-like protein yields MSELTKTLLNIRSLRAFSRELTLEQLEEALDKLTIVVQERQESEAEERAAKAEQEAKLSAIAEQIAKDGIDVADLIAALSGEAKTKTAKRAPRPAKYKYVDGNGNEKTWTGQGRTPSAIQEQLDAGKSLEEFAI; encoded by the coding sequence ATGTCTGAATTAACAAAAACTTTATTGAACATCCGTAGCCTTCGTGCATTCTCACGTGAATTAACTCTTGAGCAATTAGAGGAAGCACTAGACAAGCTGACTATTGTTGTACAAGAGCGTCAAGAGTCTGAAGCTGAAGAACGCGCGGCTAAAGCAGAGCAAGAAGCGAAGCTTTCTGCTATAGCTGAACAGATTGCAAAAGACGGAATTGATGTTGCAGATCTTATTGCGGCACTTTCTGGCGAAGCCAAAACAAAAACAGCTAAACGTGCGCCACGTCCAGCTAAATACAAATATGTAGATGGCAATGGCAATGAAAAAACGTGGACAGGTCAAGGCCGTACGCCTTCAGCTATCCAAGAGCAACTCGATGCAGGTAAATCTCTAGAAGAGTTTGCTATCTAA
- a CDS encoding Na+/H+ antiporter NhaC family protein: protein MNLIDFATSPLSLLPPLVALSLAIVTRRVLVSLGVGIVMGAILLADYSVGNAASYVFTKVSGVFIEDGGINTWNMSIVAFLIILGMTTALLTLSGGTRAFAEWAQTRVKSKRGSKLLAAFLGVFIFVDDYFNSLAVGAISRPVTDRFYVSRAKLAYILDSTAAPMCVIMPASSWGAYIITIVGGILVTHGVTEYSALGAYVRMIPMNFYAVFALLMVFAVSWFGLDVGKMREHEIEASQGRGFDGENDQKQAHDLHDDLDIQESENGSVSDLVMPIILLIVATIAAMLYTGGQALTADGQAFNLLGAFENTDVGKSLVYGGVVGLLVALWTVLKQKLPMADIARTMWIGASSMFGAILILVFAWTIGSVIGDMKTGAYLSSLVTGNIDYHWLPVILFLLAGVMAFSTGTSWGTFGIMLPIAGDMAAASDIAFILPMLSAVLAGSVFGDHCSPISDTTILSSTGARCNHIDHVSTQLPYALLVALVSCIGFITLGMTSSTGIAFGAASLTFVAVCFALAYFSRCKMPTSKS from the coding sequence ATGAATTTAATAGATTTTGCAACATCACCCTTATCTTTACTCCCACCACTGGTGGCTTTAAGTCTTGCTATTGTTACTCGCCGTGTATTGGTTTCTTTGGGGGTCGGTATCGTTATGGGTGCGATTCTACTTGCTGATTACTCAGTAGGTAACGCAGCTAGCTACGTGTTTACCAAAGTGTCTGGTGTGTTCATTGAAGATGGTGGCATTAACACTTGGAACATGAGCATCGTCGCATTCCTCATTATTCTTGGAATGACAACGGCTCTATTAACACTGTCTGGTGGTACTCGCGCATTCGCAGAGTGGGCACAAACTCGTGTTAAGAGCAAACGTGGTTCCAAGCTACTGGCTGCTTTCTTAGGCGTATTCATCTTTGTAGACGATTATTTCAATAGCTTAGCGGTAGGTGCGATCTCTCGCCCTGTAACTGACCGTTTCTACGTATCTCGCGCTAAGCTTGCTTATATTCTCGATTCTACTGCAGCGCCAATGTGTGTGATCATGCCGGCATCTAGCTGGGGGGCTTACATCATTACTATTGTCGGGGGCATCTTAGTTACCCATGGTGTGACAGAATATTCAGCTCTTGGGGCTTACGTTCGTATGATACCAATGAACTTTTACGCGGTGTTTGCTCTATTAATGGTGTTTGCCGTTTCATGGTTTGGTCTCGATGTAGGTAAAATGCGTGAGCATGAGATCGAAGCATCACAAGGTCGTGGCTTTGACGGCGAAAACGATCAAAAGCAAGCTCATGATCTACATGACGATCTCGATATTCAAGAGAGTGAAAATGGTTCTGTTTCTGACCTAGTCATGCCTATCATATTGCTGATCGTAGCGACGATTGCTGCAATGCTATACACAGGTGGACAAGCGCTTACTGCTGATGGTCAAGCATTTAATCTTTTAGGTGCTTTTGAAAATACGGATGTAGGTAAGTCTCTTGTTTACGGTGGTGTTGTCGGCCTGCTCGTTGCACTCTGGACAGTATTGAAGCAGAAGTTGCCTATGGCTGATATCGCAAGAACAATGTGGATTGGTGCAAGCTCAATGTTTGGCGCTATTCTGATTCTTGTGTTTGCATGGACTATTGGTTCTGTTATCGGCGACATGAAAACCGGTGCTTACTTATCGTCTCTTGTTACCGGCAATATTGATTACCATTGGCTACCTGTTATTTTGTTCCTTCTTGCTGGCGTAATGGCATTCTCGACAGGTACATCATGGGGTACATTCGGCATTATGCTTCCTATCGCAGGTGATATGGCTGCAGCCTCTGACATCGCATTCATCTTACCTATGTTAAGTGCGGTTCTTGCGGGTTCTGTGTTTGGTGATCACTGTTCTCCAATCTCAGACACAACGATTCTGTCTTCTACTGGTGCGCGTTGTAACCATATTGACCACGTATCGACTCAGCTCCCATATGCACTGTTGGTCGCTCTCGTATCGTGTATTGGTTTCATTACCTTAGGTATGACATCGTCAACGGGTATTGCTTTCGGTGCCGCATCACTTACATTTGTCGCAGTATGTTTTGCATTGGCTTATTTCTCTCGTTGTAAAATGCCAACGAGTAAAAGCTAA